In Posidoniimonas polymericola, one genomic interval encodes:
- a CDS encoding DinB family protein, which yields MDYSDLVLPEFLRETASTRRVLERAPADKWDWSPHPKSRTIGWNANHLAEIVGWVEGTLTQTEWEINPVGGEPYQSPNHPTPAAVLAEFDANVESARAAIERVSDDEMQVTWRLLNQGQAWIEEPRANVVRTFILNHLIHHRAILTVYLRLNDIPVPGLYGPSADEPG from the coding sequence ATGGACTACAGCGACCTAGTGCTGCCGGAGTTCCTCCGCGAAACCGCGTCGACGCGACGCGTCCTCGAGCGCGCGCCGGCAGACAAGTGGGACTGGAGCCCGCACCCCAAGAGCCGCACGATCGGCTGGAACGCCAACCACCTGGCCGAGATTGTCGGCTGGGTGGAGGGGACCCTGACGCAGACCGAGTGGGAGATCAACCCAGTCGGCGGCGAGCCGTACCAGTCGCCAAACCATCCGACACCAGCGGCGGTGCTGGCGGAGTTCGACGCGAATGTCGAGTCTGCTAGGGCCGCGATCGAGCGGGTGTCGGACGACGAGATGCAGGTCACCTGGCGGCTGCTCAACCAGGGCCAGGCGTGGATAGAGGAACCCCGCGCCAACGTCGTGCGGACGTTTATCCTCAACCACCTGATCCACCACCGTGCTATACTGACGGTCTACTTGCGGCTTAACGACATCCCCGTGCCCGGCCTTTACGGCCCGTCTGCCGACGAGCCGGGCTAA
- a CDS encoding transporter substrate-binding protein, with amino-acid sequence MTPSEYRRLKEVFFDACKLSPSEREAYLLDALGGDTALLAEARELFKFNESETLVGGLSDTALFAVGRPAPPTAGQVAWEGRKIGKYQVTRVLESGGMGTVLEAQDTTIGRRVAIKVLHAELAEDDAMCQRFLAEARAAGAINHPNVVTLYDVGEEEDLRYLVMEYAEDGSAEDLVQLTGALGVERATDLLLQACHGVAAAHAAGLVHRDLKPANLLIRSDGTVKVTDFGIAKLEDANAQRLTLDGQIIGTPNYMSPEQCQGAEIDARTDIYALGATYYTLLVGRMPYADRKNLVSLINAHCSAEPPDPRSYDREFPAAPAMIIRKAMAKSISERYQTVTELMDDLCRLKQGPVPEPAGRPASRASLGAAAAALVLLAVAGWSLYGKGRGIDPLDAARGSESSAAAAAAATEQEPIRVGILHSLTGTMARTEEMSVDACLLALDEINRRGGVLGRRVEPVIADGGSLGVTFATQAARLIDDDQVVTIFGCCTSDSRKAVKAVVEAKNHLLVYPTNHEGLETSPNVVYLGGDPSQTLIPCARWSYAFGGKRRFFLVGSDYVYPRLANEILKDYLASLGAEIVGEEYLPLGSSSVGGVVQKIEAASPDAIINTVSGDTQTAFVRSLRSAGVSATQFTTGMGEQEVRNTSVRLMVGDYSVSTYFQTIGSPANDAFVAAFHSRYGKQRAISAPMETSYISVMMWAQAVEACGSLEPPAITDSYTKQRYQAPSGEIHIDPESHYAFRNSYLGEIQDDGNFKIAWQSSGPVPPQPYPESRPAADWEQLLEDLREQWGGGWAAPEE; translated from the coding sequence GTGACCCCCAGCGAGTACCGCCGGCTAAAAGAGGTGTTCTTCGACGCCTGCAAGCTCTCGCCGTCCGAGCGTGAGGCCTATCTTCTCGACGCGCTCGGTGGCGACACGGCGTTGCTTGCCGAGGCCCGCGAGCTGTTCAAGTTCAACGAGAGCGAGACCCTTGTCGGCGGCCTCTCGGACACCGCGCTGTTCGCCGTCGGGCGGCCGGCACCCCCTACGGCGGGCCAGGTTGCGTGGGAAGGGCGCAAGATCGGCAAGTACCAGGTGACCCGCGTCCTCGAGTCGGGGGGGATGGGCACCGTGCTCGAGGCGCAGGACACCACCATCGGACGGCGGGTCGCCATCAAGGTGCTGCACGCGGAGCTGGCGGAAGACGATGCCATGTGCCAACGGTTCCTCGCCGAAGCCCGCGCAGCCGGGGCGATCAACCACCCCAACGTCGTCACCCTGTACGACGTCGGCGAGGAAGAAGACCTCCGCTACCTCGTGATGGAATACGCCGAAGACGGCAGCGCCGAGGACCTGGTTCAGCTCACCGGCGCTCTGGGCGTCGAGCGCGCGACCGACCTGCTGCTGCAGGCTTGCCACGGGGTGGCCGCCGCTCACGCCGCGGGCCTGGTCCACCGCGACCTCAAGCCGGCAAACCTGCTCATAAGGAGCGATGGGACCGTCAAGGTGACCGACTTCGGGATCGCCAAGCTCGAGGACGCCAATGCCCAGCGGCTCACGCTAGACGGGCAGATCATCGGCACGCCCAACTACATGAGCCCTGAGCAGTGCCAGGGCGCAGAGATCGACGCCCGCACCGATATCTACGCCCTCGGCGCCACCTACTACACGCTTCTGGTCGGCAGAATGCCCTACGCCGACCGCAAGAACCTGGTCAGCCTGATCAACGCGCACTGCTCGGCCGAGCCGCCCGACCCGCGCAGCTACGACCGCGAGTTTCCGGCCGCGCCCGCGATGATCATCCGCAAGGCGATGGCCAAGTCGATCAGCGAACGCTACCAAACCGTCACCGAGCTGATGGACGACCTTTGCCGTCTCAAGCAGGGCCCCGTGCCCGAGCCAGCGGGGCGCCCGGCGAGTCGGGCCTCGCTGGGGGCCGCGGCCGCGGCCCTGGTGTTGCTGGCGGTCGCTGGCTGGTCGTTGTACGGGAAGGGCCGGGGGATCGACCCACTAGACGCGGCGCGAGGTAGCGAGTCCTCGGCCGCTGCTGCTGCGGCTGCCACGGAGCAGGAACCGATTCGGGTAGGCATCCTGCATTCGCTGACCGGCACGATGGCGCGCACCGAGGAGATGAGCGTCGACGCTTGCCTGCTGGCGCTCGACGAGATCAACCGCCGCGGCGGCGTGCTGGGCCGCCGGGTCGAACCGGTGATCGCCGACGGCGGATCCCTCGGCGTGACGTTTGCAACGCAGGCGGCGCGGCTCATCGACGACGACCAGGTCGTGACCATCTTCGGCTGCTGCACGTCAGACAGCCGCAAGGCGGTCAAGGCGGTTGTCGAGGCAAAGAACCACCTGCTCGTGTACCCCACCAACCACGAGGGCCTAGAGACCAGCCCCAACGTGGTCTACCTAGGGGGCGACCCGAGTCAGACGCTCATCCCGTGCGCGCGCTGGTCGTACGCGTTCGGCGGCAAGCGTCGGTTCTTCTTGGTGGGTTCCGACTACGTCTACCCCCGCTTGGCGAACGAAATCCTCAAGGATTACCTCGCGTCGCTTGGCGCAGAGATCGTCGGAGAGGAGTACCTGCCGCTCGGGTCGTCGAGCGTCGGCGGGGTGGTGCAGAAGATCGAGGCAGCCAGCCCCGACGCGATCATCAACACGGTCAGCGGCGACACCCAGACCGCGTTTGTCCGGTCGCTGCGTTCGGCGGGCGTGAGCGCGACACAGTTCACCACCGGCATGGGTGAGCAGGAGGTCCGCAATACTAGTGTCCGCCTGATGGTGGGGGACTACTCGGTCAGCACCTACTTCCAGACGATTGGTTCCCCCGCCAACGACGCTTTTGTGGCCGCCTTCCACTCGCGGTACGGCAAGCAGCGAGCAATCAGCGCACCGATGGAAACGTCCTACATCAGCGTGATGATGTGGGCGCAGGCGGTTGAGGCGTGCGGCAGCCTCGAGCCGCCGGCGATCACCGATTCCTACACGAAGCAGCGGTACCAGGCGCCGAGCGGCGAGATCCATATCGACCCCGAAAGCCACTACGCCTTCCGCAACTCCTACCTGGGCGAGATCCAAGACGACGGCAACTTCAAGATCGCCTGGCAGAGCTCCGGGCCGGTTCCTCCTCAGCCGTACCCAGAGAGCCGCCCGGCCGCGGATTGGGAGCAGCTGCTAGAAGATCTTCGAGAGCAGTGGGGCGGCGGCTGGGCCGCCCCTGAAGAGTAG
- a CDS encoding sigma-70 family RNA polymerase sigma factor → MADSDQITAVLQALGSGDQKEIDRLMPLVYDEMREIASRYMSRQPSGHTLRSTALVNEAYLKLCSGADANWQGRSHFFAAGAQAMRRILVDHARSKQRDKRGGGLQRVELDDDLLGREQKQEDILALNEAITKLQDLDPRQASIVELRFFGGMTVQQVAEALGVSKRTVELEWKMARAWLRRELAAEDAP, encoded by the coding sequence GTGGCCGATTCTGATCAGATCACCGCGGTGCTCCAGGCGCTCGGCAGCGGCGATCAGAAGGAGATCGACCGCCTGATGCCGCTCGTCTACGACGAGATGCGCGAGATCGCATCCCGCTACATGAGCCGACAGCCGTCGGGGCACACGCTGCGTTCGACCGCGCTGGTCAACGAGGCCTACCTCAAACTCTGTTCCGGAGCCGACGCGAACTGGCAGGGGCGTAGTCACTTCTTCGCCGCCGGCGCGCAGGCCATGCGTCGCATCCTGGTCGACCACGCCCGCTCCAAGCAGCGAGACAAACGCGGCGGCGGCCTGCAGCGCGTCGAGTTGGACGACGACCTCCTGGGCCGCGAGCAGAAGCAAGAAGACATCCTCGCCCTGAACGAGGCGATCACCAAGCTGCAGGACCTCGACCCCCGCCAGGCGAGTATCGTGGAGCTGCGGTTCTTCGGCGGCATGACCGTGCAGCAAGTGGCCGAGGCGCTGGGCGTCTCGAAGCGGACGGTCGAGTTGGAGTGGAAGATGGCCCGCGCGTGGCTGCGGCGAGAGCTGGCCGCGGAGGACGCGCCGTGA
- a CDS encoding response regulator transcription factor, which translates to MSDLSQPIAYILDDEQHTTSLLQHALGELPIESMCFATLASLLSASRNQRPQCIVTEHNLSDGTGLQLQQELQNRGDTTPIVVLTSAATVAVAVAYMQAGAVTVLEKPAQPSDIVAAIKQALVQDAKCYELQQRLKALRSSQSELTAQEKRVMESVIGGKLNKVIAGDLDVSVRTVEKIRARILRKFRCENATELAARATELQVLTERVIPLGARALDTCFEPRC; encoded by the coding sequence ATGAGCGATCTTAGTCAGCCAATAGCCTACATCCTTGATGACGAACAACACACGACTAGCCTACTGCAGCACGCACTGGGGGAACTCCCGATCGAATCAATGTGCTTCGCGACGCTGGCCTCGCTGCTATCGGCCAGCCGCAACCAGCGTCCGCAGTGCATCGTCACCGAACACAACCTGTCTGACGGCACCGGGCTGCAGCTGCAGCAAGAACTGCAGAACCGCGGCGATACAACGCCGATCGTGGTGCTAACCTCTGCCGCTACCGTGGCCGTGGCCGTGGCCTACATGCAGGCCGGGGCAGTCACGGTGCTGGAGAAGCCCGCTCAACCATCGGACATCGTGGCCGCTATCAAGCAGGCCCTCGTGCAGGACGCCAAGTGCTACGAACTGCAGCAGCGACTCAAGGCCTTGCGGTCTTCACAGAGCGAACTGACCGCTCAGGAAAAGCGGGTGATGGAATCGGTCATCGGCGGCAAGCTCAACAAGGTTATCGCCGGCGATCTTGATGTGTCGGTGCGAACGGTGGAGAAGATCCGTGCCCGCATCCTGCGGAAGTTCCGCTGCGAGAACGCCACCGAGTTGGCCGCCAGGGCGACCGAACTGCAGGTGCTGACCGAGCGGGTCATCCCGCTTGGCGCAAGGGCATTGGACACCTGCTTCGAGCCGCGTTGCTAA
- a CDS encoding amidohydrolase family protein has protein sequence MSAIALRARVVYPVVAPPVEGGVVVVENGKIVEIGRRAPAGAVEQDLGDMLLLPGLVNAHTHLEFSSLKKRLGKPGLSLPEWVRLVIAQRPTSRQVDKAVSAGIQQSIQAGVTTIADICRLPSNAYGDAAVCPRAVLMQESIGYSQARAASALSAAKQGLDELDAASRRPDDRVSLGVSPHAPYTVSPHLIRELVSLASERKLPVALHLAESPEELELMNSGTGPFQELLEERSMWDPWSVSRGATPQDYLRILNLAPHALVVHGNYLDHAALAMMGRHSDSMSLVYCPRTHSYFKHQEYPLADALTLGVRVCLGSDSLASSQDLSILSEMREVAAKHPAVSPEAILRMATHAGAEALGVNDRAGSIRPGAPADMVAVRVPGGIDGRANSLLESVLNDDQPIAHCWIGGQSVA, from the coding sequence ATGTCTGCGATTGCTCTTCGTGCCCGCGTCGTCTACCCAGTGGTGGCGCCCCCAGTTGAGGGCGGTGTCGTCGTTGTCGAGAACGGCAAGATCGTCGAGATTGGCCGCCGTGCGCCCGCTGGGGCCGTCGAGCAGGACCTCGGCGACATGCTCCTGCTCCCTGGGTTGGTCAACGCCCACACCCATCTGGAGTTCAGCTCGCTCAAGAAGCGGCTCGGCAAGCCCGGCCTCAGCCTGCCCGAGTGGGTCCGGCTGGTGATTGCCCAGCGGCCTACCAGCCGCCAGGTAGACAAGGCGGTTTCTGCGGGGATTCAGCAGAGCATCCAGGCCGGCGTCACGACGATCGCCGACATCTGCCGACTGCCCAGCAACGCATACGGCGACGCCGCGGTCTGCCCCCGGGCGGTGCTGATGCAGGAGTCGATCGGCTACTCTCAAGCTCGGGCGGCGTCGGCGTTGTCGGCGGCCAAGCAGGGACTCGACGAGCTCGACGCTGCCTCACGGCGTCCGGACGATCGGGTCTCGCTGGGCGTTAGCCCGCACGCCCCGTACACGGTCTCGCCGCACCTGATCCGGGAGCTGGTGTCGCTCGCCTCGGAGCGGAAGCTGCCGGTGGCCCTGCACCTGGCGGAGTCTCCCGAAGAGCTGGAGCTGATGAACTCCGGCACCGGACCCTTCCAAGAGCTCTTGGAAGAGCGGAGCATGTGGGACCCTTGGAGCGTGTCCCGCGGGGCGACCCCGCAGGACTACCTGCGGATCCTCAACCTGGCCCCGCACGCGCTGGTGGTTCACGGCAATTACCTGGACCACGCCGCGCTCGCGATGATGGGCCGCCACTCCGACAGCATGTCGCTGGTCTACTGCCCGCGGACGCACAGCTACTTCAAGCACCAAGAGTACCCGCTCGCGGACGCCCTCACGCTCGGCGTCCGGGTCTGCCTGGGATCGGACAGCCTCGCCTCGAGCCAGGATCTGTCCATCCTGAGCGAGATGCGCGAAGTCGCCGCCAAGCACCCTGCCGTTTCGCCCGAGGCGATCCTGCGGATGGCGACCCACGCCGGAGCCGAGGCCCTGGGCGTCAACGATCGGGCCGGCAGCATCCGCCCCGGCGCGCCCGCCGATATGGTCGCGGTGCGTGTCCCCGGCGGCATCGATGGTCGGGCCAACTCGCTCCTCGAGTCGGTGCTCAATGACGACCAGCCGATCGCCCACTGCTGGATCGGCGGCCAGTCGGTAGCGTAG
- a CDS encoding ABC transporter permease subunit/CPBP intramembrane protease yields the protein MNWRNIQLVWSREIRDQLRDRRTLFMVAVLPLFMYPLLGASFFQLSQFLKQHKATVAVVGSEQLDEVEGVPPLIVDGAFAADLFLDPQQARLLDVQTIASDSPEAEIGQLQRRLKAGTIDAIVQFPDDFAESLGRVREQSKHLPEGEATQDSRVSTIPVLSNTAREASQVAQLRVDRVLGSWIERVVRRNLADGNVPESITRPIQIVSSDVADESQKRAGVWAKLLPFVVFVWALTGAFYPAVDLCAGEKERGTLETLLSSPAQRGEIVWGKLLTVICFSMATSLLNLASLGATGQFLLGQITNAAGGDAGLGMPPITSLLWLIVALPPVAALFSALSIACASFAKSTKEGQYYFMPLFMGVMPLMMFPMSPGVELNFGNSLVPLMGVVLLLRSLIEGQYLEALRYAVPVAVVTLLCCMLAVRWAVHQFNQESVLFREGEQFSVGQWLKKLVREPQPVATAGMAMACIGFVFLLKFFAEMAVAGYAASAQPGVSLFAVMVLISQACILAPAVLMALVLVKRKSAALFGARRPTLLAMGSAFVLALLAQPVGMELGALIQRVYPPSEELLSQTGWMQEIMLQTPVWALMLMIGVLPALCEELTFRGFVMGGLRSSLPSSWAVLISAVAFGAAHTILQQSISAGILGVLLGYLAFRWGSVWPGVAFHATYNSLMVLFTSSVPWISDWVQKTGWRGVFQLDDKGQVSGYHGAVVALAAVGLCAMLVFFEQTRPRAATMADPAQ from the coding sequence GTGAACTGGCGAAACATCCAACTCGTGTGGTCCCGGGAGATCCGTGACCAGCTCCGCGACCGCCGCACGCTGTTCATGGTGGCGGTGCTGCCGCTGTTCATGTACCCCCTGCTGGGGGCGAGCTTCTTCCAGCTCTCGCAGTTCCTCAAGCAGCACAAGGCGACCGTGGCGGTCGTCGGCTCCGAGCAGCTGGACGAGGTCGAGGGCGTGCCGCCCTTGATCGTCGACGGGGCGTTCGCGGCCGACCTGTTCCTCGACCCGCAGCAGGCCCGGCTGCTCGATGTGCAGACGATCGCCAGCGACAGCCCGGAGGCCGAGATCGGCCAGCTGCAGCGGCGGCTCAAGGCGGGGACCATCGACGCCATCGTGCAGTTCCCGGACGACTTCGCCGAGAGTCTGGGCCGCGTCCGCGAGCAGTCGAAGCACCTGCCCGAAGGTGAGGCCACCCAAGACTCTCGAGTCAGCACCATCCCGGTGCTCTCCAACACGGCCCGCGAGGCGTCGCAGGTGGCCCAGTTGCGGGTAGACCGCGTGCTGGGTTCGTGGATCGAGCGGGTGGTGCGCCGCAACCTGGCCGATGGCAACGTGCCCGAGAGCATCACGCGCCCCATCCAGATTGTCTCGAGCGACGTCGCCGACGAGTCGCAGAAGCGGGCCGGCGTGTGGGCCAAGCTGCTGCCGTTCGTCGTGTTTGTGTGGGCCCTGACAGGGGCGTTCTACCCGGCGGTGGACCTGTGCGCGGGGGAGAAAGAACGCGGCACCCTCGAGACGCTCCTCTCCAGCCCCGCCCAGCGTGGCGAGATCGTCTGGGGCAAGCTGCTGACGGTCATCTGCTTTAGCATGGCGACCTCCCTGCTCAACCTGGCGAGCCTGGGCGCGACCGGGCAGTTCCTGCTGGGCCAGATCACCAATGCCGCGGGCGGCGACGCCGGGCTCGGCATGCCGCCGATCACATCGCTGCTGTGGCTGATCGTGGCCCTGCCGCCGGTCGCCGCGTTGTTCAGCGCCCTGAGCATCGCCTGCGCGTCGTTCGCCAAGAGCACCAAGGAGGGCCAGTACTACTTCATGCCGCTCTTTATGGGCGTCATGCCGCTGATGATGTTCCCGATGTCGCCAGGGGTGGAGCTCAACTTCGGCAACTCGCTGGTGCCGCTGATGGGCGTGGTGCTGCTGCTGCGGTCGCTGATCGAAGGGCAGTACCTCGAGGCGTTGCGTTACGCCGTGCCGGTGGCGGTCGTGACGCTGCTGTGCTGCATGCTGGCGGTCCGCTGGGCCGTGCACCAGTTCAATCAGGAGTCGGTGCTGTTCCGCGAGGGCGAGCAGTTCAGCGTTGGCCAGTGGCTGAAAAAGCTGGTCCGCGAGCCGCAACCGGTGGCCACCGCCGGCATGGCGATGGCCTGCATCGGATTCGTGTTCCTGCTGAAGTTCTTCGCCGAGATGGCGGTCGCTGGCTACGCGGCGTCGGCCCAGCCGGGGGTCTCGCTGTTTGCCGTCATGGTGCTCATCAGCCAGGCCTGCATCCTGGCGCCCGCGGTCTTGATGGCGCTGGTGCTGGTGAAGCGCAAGTCGGCGGCCCTGTTTGGCGCCCGCCGTCCGACCCTGCTGGCGATGGGGTCGGCCTTTGTTCTGGCCCTGCTGGCCCAGCCGGTAGGGATGGAACTGGGGGCGTTGATCCAGCGGGTCTACCCGCCCTCCGAAGAGCTGCTGTCCCAGACCGGCTGGATGCAGGAGATCATGCTTCAGACCCCCGTTTGGGCCTTGATGCTCATGATCGGCGTCCTGCCCGCCCTGTGCGAAGAACTGACGTTTCGGGGCTTTGTGATGGGCGGACTGCGGTCATCGCTCCCCTCGTCGTGGGCGGTGCTGATCTCCGCGGTGGCGTTTGGAGCCGCCCACACAATCCTCCAACAGTCGATTTCGGCGGGGATTCTGGGTGTTTTGCTTGGGTACCTGGCGTTCCGTTGGGGCAGCGTCTGGCCCGGAGTGGCGTTCCACGCTACGTATAACTCCCTGATGGTTCTCTTTACCTCGAGCGTCCCGTGGATTTCCGATTGGGTCCAGAAAACCGGTTGGCGCGGCGTGTTTCAGTTGGATGATAAGGGGCAAGTCAGCGGGTACCACGGGGCGGTGGTTGCCCTGGCGGCCGTGGGCCTGTGTGCGATGCTCGTTTTCTTCGAGCAAACGCGGCCCCGGGCGGCTACAATGGCGGACCCCGCCCAGTAG
- a CDS encoding ABC transporter ATP-binding protein — protein MDDATGMPATAKVVVRGLVKEYDDFQRGKVRAVDGLTFEAHAGEIMGLLGPNGAGKTTALRILSTLLHPTDGVALVNGFDCQQQSELVRRQIGFISANTAVYDRMTAYEFVEYFGKLHGMGGVELTRRIDKLFDQLEMQSMRDTLGAKMSTGMKQRASIARALIHDPPVLIFDEATNGLDVLAARAVLDTVSHLREQGKCLIFSTHIMREVERLCDRVAVMHRGRILTQGSIEELRGQHEEQDLEELFFQLIREAEASCEAPNGEAAQA, from the coding sequence ATGGATGACGCCACTGGAATGCCCGCAACCGCCAAGGTGGTCGTGCGTGGATTAGTAAAGGAGTACGACGACTTCCAACGGGGGAAGGTGCGGGCGGTCGACGGGCTGACGTTCGAGGCCCACGCCGGCGAGATCATGGGCCTGCTGGGCCCCAACGGCGCGGGCAAGACCACCGCCCTGCGGATCCTCTCGACCCTGCTCCACCCGACCGACGGCGTCGCCCTGGTGAACGGGTTCGACTGCCAGCAGCAGTCGGAACTGGTGCGTCGGCAGATCGGCTTCATCTCGGCCAACACCGCGGTCTACGACCGCATGACCGCCTACGAGTTTGTTGAGTACTTCGGCAAGCTGCACGGCATGGGCGGCGTCGAACTGACCCGTCGCATCGACAAACTCTTCGACCAGCTCGAGATGCAGTCCATGCGGGACACGCTCGGAGCCAAAATGTCGACCGGCATGAAGCAGCGGGCTTCGATCGCCCGGGCGCTGATCCACGACCCGCCGGTCCTGATCTTCGACGAGGCCACCAACGGCCTCGACGTGCTGGCCGCCAGGGCGGTGCTCGACACGGTGTCGCACCTGCGGGAGCAGGGCAAGTGCCTGATTTTTTCAACCCACATCATGCGCGAGGTTGAGCGGCTGTGCGACCGCGTTGCGGTGATGCACCGCGGTCGGATCCTGACCCAGGGCAGCATCGAGGAGCTGCGCGGGCAGCACGAAGAGCAGGACCTAGAAGAGCTGTTCTTCCAGTTGATCCGCGAGGCCGAGGCCTCGTGCGAAGCGCCCAACGGGGAGGCGGCCCAGGCGTGA
- the mqnC gene encoding cyclic dehypoxanthinyl futalosine synthase has translation MVAITTVDNILAKAVNGERLTPEEGVRLLRSTDLAALGRAADEITRRRHPEPYRTYNIDRNINYTNICTAVCDFCAFYRTPKSGEGYVLPIEELLDKVRETVELGGEQILLQGGLHHEFKLEWYEEMLRTIKSEFPQVNVHGFSPPEIYHFTKMNNLSAEEVLKRLKAAGLGSLPGGGAEILVDRVRSEITRGKVMTDDWLHMNRVWHQLGGRSSATMMMGHVETLEERVEHLDRLRDLQDETHGFTAFICWTFQPDNTRLSHIPPAGSYEYLKTNAVARLYLDNFDNLQSSWVTQGLKIGQLALLYGANDMGSLMIEENVVSEAGTVHHLTLDDIRGAIEELGFEPRQRDVFYNPIDREYRPVKNDDGHLPRLPIVS, from the coding sequence ATGGTTGCCATCACAACGGTCGACAACATCCTAGCCAAAGCAGTGAACGGCGAGCGGCTGACCCCGGAAGAGGGCGTGCGCCTGCTGCGCTCGACCGACCTCGCCGCGCTGGGCCGCGCCGCGGACGAGATCACCCGCCGCAGGCACCCCGAGCCGTACCGCACGTACAACATCGACCGCAACATCAACTACACGAACATCTGCACCGCGGTCTGCGATTTCTGCGCGTTCTACCGGACCCCGAAGTCGGGCGAGGGGTACGTGCTGCCGATCGAGGAGCTGCTCGACAAGGTCCGCGAGACGGTCGAGCTCGGCGGCGAGCAGATCCTGCTGCAGGGCGGCCTGCACCACGAGTTCAAGCTGGAGTGGTACGAGGAGATGCTCCGCACGATCAAGTCGGAGTTCCCCCAGGTCAATGTCCACGGGTTCAGCCCGCCGGAGATCTACCACTTCACCAAGATGAACAACCTCTCGGCCGAGGAGGTGCTGAAGCGCCTTAAGGCCGCGGGCCTCGGCAGCCTGCCCGGCGGCGGGGCCGAAATCCTGGTCGACCGCGTCCGCAGCGAGATCACTCGCGGAAAGGTGATGACCGACGATTGGCTGCACATGAATCGGGTCTGGCACCAGCTGGGAGGACGCAGCTCCGCGACGATGATGATGGGCCACGTCGAGACCCTGGAGGAACGCGTCGAGCACCTCGACCGGCTGCGCGATCTGCAGGACGAGACCCACGGCTTCACCGCGTTCATCTGCTGGACCTTCCAGCCGGACAACACGCGGCTCTCGCACATCCCGCCGGCCGGCTCGTACGAGTACCTGAAGACCAATGCCGTGGCGCGGCTGTACCTCGATAACTTCGACAACCTGCAGTCGAGCTGGGTCACGCAGGGGCTGAAGATCGGCCAGCTCGCCCTGCTGTACGGCGCCAACGACATGGGCAGCCTGATGATCGAAGAGAACGTCGTGTCCGAGGCCGGCACGGTCCACCACCTCACGCTGGACGACATCCGCGGGGCCATCGAGGAGCTCGGGTTCGAGCCGCGCCAGCGGGATGTCTTCTACAACCCGATCGACCGCGAGTACCGGCCCGTCAAGAACGACGACGGTCACCTGCCCCGGCTGCCGATAGTGAGTTAG
- a CDS encoding menaquinone biosynthetic enzyme MqnA/MqnD family protein, whose product MPSPPQTDARLRIGAVNYLNSKPLVSRLAELAPGCSLLLDLPSRLADSLAAGRLDVALIPTVEYLRADGYQIVSDACVASDDEVRSVKVYFRKPPEQVESLALDEGSRTSAALAQVLLAVRHGRRPRLSPLPIGDNAASTDTDAVLIIGDRAMAPLADDFHSEWDLGAEWRRETGLPFVFACWAAPRDSPAARLAPVLAAARDHGVGELQAIASREAPKLGLPTSMAYEYLSQHLHYRLEEPERQAIKLFESRCRELGLLAPIAC is encoded by the coding sequence ATGCCCAGCCCCCCCCAGACCGACGCCCGGCTCCGTATTGGGGCGGTCAACTACCTCAACTCGAAGCCGCTGGTGAGCCGGCTCGCCGAGCTGGCGCCCGGGTGCTCGCTGCTGCTCGACCTGCCGAGCCGGTTGGCGGACTCGCTGGCTGCCGGGCGGCTCGACGTCGCGCTGATCCCAACCGTCGAGTACCTGCGGGCCGACGGCTACCAGATCGTCTCGGACGCGTGCGTCGCGAGTGACGACGAGGTCCGCAGCGTGAAGGTGTACTTCCGCAAGCCGCCGGAACAGGTCGAGAGCCTGGCGCTCGACGAGGGGTCGCGGACCAGCGCGGCGCTCGCCCAGGTGCTGCTGGCGGTCCGGCACGGCCGCCGGCCGCGGCTGTCGCCGCTGCCGATCGGCGACAACGCCGCCTCGACCGACACCGACGCCGTGCTGATCATCGGCGACCGGGCGATGGCGCCCTTGGCCGACGACTTCCACAGCGAGTGGGACCTCGGCGCCGAGTGGCGGCGCGAGACCGGGCTGCCGTTTGTGTTCGCCTGCTGGGCCGCCCCGCGTGACTCGCCGGCGGCCCGCCTGGCGCCGGTGCTGGCCGCCGCCCGTGACCACGGCGTCGGCGAGCTGCAAGCGATCGCCAGCCGCGAGGCCCCGAAGCTTGGGCTTCCCACCAGCATGGCCTACGAATACCTTAGCCAGCACTTGCACTACCGCCTGGAAGAGCCAGAGCGGCAGGCAATCAAGCTGTTCGAGTCGCGCTGCCGCGAACTCGGCCTGCTGGCGCCGATCGCGTGCTGA